A single region of the Roseivivax sp. THAF197b genome encodes:
- a CDS encoding response regulator: MTPQSILVVDDDAGVRALLRDVFEGGGFRVIEAKDGAAALDLLEHEAVSLVSLDLQLGAKDGLDVAREIRKRRDVPIVMVTGRDDVVDRVVGLELGADDYITKPFHVREVLARVRSVLRRAAQAEGAVGHEDDTAQAAPGLAAEGPSAFRFDGLVAIPDRFELIDRDGTRSDLTSGDFRLLTVFLQNAGRVLSRDRLMDLTSGTGWSPLDRTIDNQVARLRKKIERDPADPQIIKTVRGVGYTFAAEITRPQSEDRRNSSDSRRASTP; encoded by the coding sequence ATGACACCGCAAAGCATTCTTGTCGTGGACGACGATGCGGGCGTGCGCGCCCTGTTGCGGGACGTGTTCGAAGGCGGGGGGTTCCGGGTGATCGAGGCCAAGGATGGCGCAGCAGCGCTCGACCTGCTTGAGCACGAAGCGGTCAGCCTCGTCTCGCTCGATCTGCAACTCGGGGCCAAGGACGGGCTGGATGTCGCCCGCGAGATCCGCAAGCGCCGCGATGTGCCGATCGTGATGGTGACGGGGCGCGACGACGTGGTCGACCGCGTCGTGGGGCTGGAGCTGGGTGCGGACGATTACATCACCAAGCCGTTCCATGTCCGCGAGGTCCTGGCGCGGGTGCGCAGCGTTCTGCGGCGGGCCGCTCAGGCGGAGGGCGCTGTCGGGCATGAGGATGACACCGCGCAGGCCGCGCCGGGGCTGGCCGCAGAGGGGCCTTCCGCCTTTCGCTTCGACGGCTTGGTGGCCATCCCCGACCGGTTCGAGCTGATCGACCGCGACGGCACCCGCTCGGATCTGACCAGCGGCGATTTCCGGCTTCTGACCGTCTTTTTGCAGAATGCGGGCCGGGTGCTGTCTCGCGACCGGCTGATGGACCTGACCAGCGGCACGGGCTGGAGCCCGCTTGACCGGACCATCGACAACCAAGTGGCGCGGCTGCGAAAGAAGATCGAACGCGATCCCGCCGATCCGCAGATCATCAAGACCGTGCGCGGCGTGGGCTACACTTTCGCGGCCGAGATCACGCGCCCTCAGTCGGAGGATCGGCGCAACAGCTCGGACAGTCGGCGCGCCAGCACGCCTTGA
- a CDS encoding helix-turn-helix domain-containing protein, with translation MYVTNAGQAFDTSEFAQWSERAPALPETRLEAGTHLFREGDPVERIYKVVTGVVSLNRLLEDGRRQIIAFGLPGDLVGFPSNGRHHTDCEALSLVRLQPFRLSQIDCRTGDRELRGRFMEAALREIAAMQDHFMMLGRKSAAERVASFLLALEARTGQDRDGRRQVDLPMSRADIADFLGLTTETVSRVLSQLRKSRVIALDGIHRVVFLRGEALRALATGNCG, from the coding sequence ATGTATGTCACGAATGCAGGCCAGGCCTTCGACACGAGTGAATTTGCACAATGGTCCGAGCGGGCGCCCGCCCTGCCGGAAACCCGGCTCGAGGCCGGCACCCACCTCTTTCGCGAAGGTGATCCGGTCGAACGGATCTACAAGGTCGTCACCGGAGTGGTCTCGCTCAATCGGCTCTTGGAAGACGGACGCCGCCAGATCATCGCCTTCGGGCTGCCCGGCGATCTGGTGGGATTTCCGAGCAACGGGCGCCACCATACCGATTGCGAAGCATTGTCGCTCGTGCGCCTGCAGCCCTTCCGGCTGTCGCAGATCGATTGCAGGACCGGGGATCGGGAACTGCGCGGCCGCTTCATGGAGGCCGCCCTGCGCGAGATCGCGGCGATGCAGGACCACTTCATGATGCTGGGCCGCAAATCCGCAGCAGAACGGGTGGCCTCGTTCCTCCTCGCGCTGGAGGCCCGCACCGGTCAGGATCGCGACGGCAGGCGGCAGGTCGACCTGCCCATGAGCCGCGCCGATATCGCGGATTTCCTGGGCCTGACGACGGAGACCGTGAGCCGCGTGCTTAGCCAGCTGCGCAAAAGCCGGGTGATCGCGCTCGACGGGATACACCGCGTCGTTTTCCTGCGCGGGGAAGCGCTGCGGGCGCTGGCCACAGGCAATTGCGGATAG
- a CDS encoding universal stress protein — protein sequence MKTLLCCLMNHESADAILSCAVPLARRHNAHLIGLHTIEALLVYPGIAMHVPDATFAAFNASQSEEADKIEAVFAKHTDGEPFTAEWRCLRTESTSAADRMIESAHAADLVVMPKEDHAIDRGDQVHAQTRVIRESGRPVLIVPPDYDGPEVGRSIVLGWSDTREAARAAHDLVALAEKDAEVCILRVDGHRDALHDHDAVDLAAAMARQGLTAKTAHRHGHGADIARVLLDHASEIGADLVATGAYGHSRTYDFVIGAVTHTLLRDAEMPVMFSA from the coding sequence ATGAAAACGCTGCTGTGCTGCCTGATGAACCATGAGAGCGCCGATGCGATCCTCTCCTGTGCTGTGCCACTTGCGCGCAGGCACAATGCGCATCTGATCGGCCTGCACACGATCGAGGCGCTTCTGGTCTATCCCGGCATCGCCATGCATGTGCCCGACGCGACCTTCGCGGCCTTCAATGCCAGCCAGTCCGAGGAGGCCGACAAGATCGAGGCCGTCTTCGCCAAGCACACGGACGGAGAGCCGTTCACCGCGGAATGGCGCTGCCTGCGCACGGAATCCACCTCCGCGGCGGACCGGATGATCGAAAGCGCTCATGCCGCCGATCTCGTCGTCATGCCGAAGGAGGATCACGCCATCGACCGGGGTGACCAGGTCCATGCCCAGACCCGGGTGATCCGCGAAAGCGGGCGGCCCGTGCTGATCGTACCGCCCGATTACGACGGCCCGGAGGTGGGCCGGTCGATCGTGCTGGGCTGGAGCGATACGCGCGAAGCGGCCCGCGCGGCCCATGACCTCGTGGCACTGGCCGAGAAGGACGCGGAGGTCTGCATCCTGCGCGTCGATGGCCACCGCGACGCCCTGCATGACCATGACGCGGTCGACCTCGCGGCGGCAATGGCGCGGCAGGGGCTGACGGCCAAGACCGCACATCGTCACGGTCACGGCGCGGATATCGCCCGCGTGCTTCTCGACCATGCAAGCGAGATCGGCGCCGACCTGGTCGCAACCGGGGCCTACGGGCATTCCCGGACCTATGACTTTGTCATCGGCGCCGTGACCCACACGCTTCTGCGCGATGCCGAGATGCCGGTGATGTTCAGCGCCTGA
- a CDS encoding CoA ester lyase — protein sequence MRPAITYLFVPGDRPDRFAKAQASGADRVILDLEDAVRPDQKAAARDAILAADLDWSRVAVRINDAATPFFADDLTFLASLKAAAVMIPKAEHPDVLARVAEALGRAAELLPQVETVAGLEAVGDILSHPMARRAVFGHLDFSLDLGAAPEWEPLLYARSRLVALSRLAGAEPPVESITAEVKDAGKVRADAEAARNLGFGAKLLIHPAQVAPVREAFLPDAAQIDWAQRVIAAVADGAAGASTIDGKMIDKPVEEAARRILAAADLPTE from the coding sequence ATGCGCCCAGCGATCACCTATCTCTTCGTGCCGGGGGACCGGCCCGACCGGTTTGCCAAGGCGCAGGCCTCCGGTGCGGATCGGGTGATCCTCGATCTCGAAGACGCGGTCCGTCCGGACCAGAAGGCGGCAGCGCGGGACGCGATCCTTGCCGCCGATCTCGACTGGTCGCGGGTGGCGGTACGGATCAACGATGCCGCGACGCCCTTTTTCGCCGATGACCTTACCTTCCTCGCGTCGCTGAAGGCGGCTGCCGTGATGATCCCGAAGGCCGAACATCCCGATGTCTTGGCTCGTGTGGCCGAGGCGCTGGGGCGCGCGGCGGAGCTTCTGCCGCAGGTCGAAACTGTGGCGGGGCTCGAGGCTGTGGGCGATATCCTCTCGCATCCGATGGCAAGGCGCGCGGTCTTCGGGCATCTCGACTTCTCGCTTGATCTCGGCGCCGCGCCGGAATGGGAGCCGCTGCTTTACGCCCGCTCGCGACTTGTGGCCCTGTCGCGTCTCGCCGGGGCGGAGCCGCCCGTCGAAAGCATCACCGCCGAGGTGAAGGATGCAGGCAAGGTCCGCGCCGATGCCGAGGCGGCGCGCAACCTGGGCTTCGGCGCCAAGCTTCTGATCCATCCCGCGCAGGTGGCCCCCGTCCGCGAGGCCTTCCTGCCCGACGCGGCCCAGATCGATTGGGCCCAGCGCGTGATCGCGGCGGTGGCCGATGGTGCCGCCGGCGCTAGCACCATCGACGGCAAGATGATCGACAAACCCGTGGAGGAGGCCGCGCGCCGCATCCTGGCTGCCGCTGATCTGCCCACCGAATAG